From the Desulfovibrio sp. JY genome, one window contains:
- a CDS encoding pyruvate, phosphate dikinase: protein MFSKELFRRWTYQVFAPGVLLREKYNAFRELLRFDDVCLELIAAVEDIHYGTTVADWARVVHLTKRLRAAVEEMVTRLSRLSPTRYLDLPEYAKKIDFYVQMALDVPAGEMTQPFVVPLTDVAGDAQRAGGKAANLARAAAEAGVPVPPGFVATTGAFRYFLEACELRPKIDRCLRRVDLSRPGDVADAAAEIRRLILAATVPDEVAGPLAEAALALARNPDGTTVTLAARSSAVAEDGRASFAGQYESLLGIDAADAVAAYRKVVAGKYTAKAITYRALTGFADAETPMAVLFLPMLPAASSGVLYTRDSADPGAPMAVYAVPGLGADLVEGSVSPERLALSHEPPHVLLERRSSETEVLSDADAAKLAAMGLALEKAFGAPQDVEWAATADGAFAVLQSRPMAVEDEARNAPSPPSVAVAARPLVTGGMRASGGAAAGVVAHAPTILDIEALVPGTVLVTPTLPTTLARAVDRLAAVVAISGSRAGHFASVAREFGLPVLTGLPDAFALLPQGAEVTVDADAGTVYPGRVAELLDRLAPTRPTTASPVAERLERLVPLLARLTLTDPASADFTPSKVRSFHDIVRFAHEKAVTEMFSLVGDDGRGLASARKVKSTLPMTMYVLDLGGGVFESAATDKELRPDQIKSAPMWALWSGLAAENAPWPEGPPITDDAALDRTSAGLFTGEARHLASYAVISDLYAHVMLRFGYHFTVVDALCGPKEGQNFVNFRFKGGGADFASRALRLACVRRILTHFGFTVRSSGDLLDATLARVPEHIAQKRLAMLGCLLAATRLLDMRLAGQAEADAWVEAFLARTDR from the coding sequence GTGTTTTCCAAGGAACTTTTCAGGCGCTGGACCTATCAGGTCTTTGCCCCGGGCGTGCTGCTGCGCGAGAAGTACAATGCCTTCCGGGAACTCTTGCGCTTCGACGACGTCTGCCTGGAGCTCATCGCCGCCGTGGAGGACATCCACTACGGCACGACCGTGGCCGACTGGGCCCGGGTGGTGCACCTGACCAAACGGCTTCGCGCCGCCGTCGAGGAGATGGTGACGCGGCTGTCGCGCCTGTCCCCCACCCGCTATCTCGATCTGCCGGAATACGCCAAGAAGATCGATTTCTACGTCCAGATGGCCTTGGACGTGCCGGCGGGGGAGATGACCCAGCCCTTTGTCGTGCCCCTTACGGACGTGGCCGGCGATGCCCAAAGGGCGGGGGGCAAGGCCGCCAATCTGGCCCGGGCCGCGGCCGAAGCCGGCGTGCCCGTGCCGCCCGGGTTCGTGGCCACCACCGGCGCGTTCCGCTATTTCCTGGAAGCCTGCGAACTGCGCCCGAAAATCGACCGCTGCCTGCGCCGGGTGGACCTGTCCCGCCCGGGCGACGTGGCCGATGCGGCGGCCGAAATCCGCCGGCTCATCCTGGCGGCCACGGTGCCGGACGAAGTGGCCGGTCCCCTGGCCGAGGCCGCCCTGGCCCTGGCCCGAAATCCGGACGGGACGACGGTTACGCTCGCCGCCCGCAGTTCGGCCGTGGCCGAGGACGGACGCGCCTCCTTTGCCGGCCAGTACGAAAGCCTGCTCGGCATCGACGCCGCCGACGCCGTGGCCGCCTACCGCAAGGTGGTCGCCGGCAAGTACACGGCCAAGGCCATCACCTACCGGGCGCTGACCGGCTTCGCCGACGCCGAAACGCCCATGGCCGTGCTGTTTCTCCCCATGCTGCCGGCCGCGTCCTCGGGCGTGCTCTACACCAGGGACAGCGCCGATCCTGGCGCGCCCATGGCCGTCTATGCCGTGCCTGGCCTCGGGGCCGATCTCGTCGAGGGCTCCGTCAGCCCCGAACGCCTGGCCCTGTCCCACGAGCCGCCGCATGTCTTGCTCGAACGCCGGTCCAGCGAAACCGAGGTTCTTTCCGACGCCGACGCCGCCAAGCTCGCCGCCATGGGCCTGGCCTTGGAAAAGGCCTTTGGCGCGCCCCAGGACGTGGAATGGGCGGCGACCGCCGACGGCGCGTTTGCCGTGCTCCAGTCCCGGCCCATGGCCGTGGAGGACGAGGCCCGAAACGCGCCTTCGCCCCCGTCCGTCGCCGTGGCCGCCCGGCCCCTCGTCACCGGCGGCATGCGGGCCTCGGGCGGCGCTGCCGCCGGCGTGGTGGCCCATGCCCCCACCATCCTCGACATCGAGGCCCTCGTCCCGGGCACGGTGCTCGTCACCCCCACCCTGCCGACCACCCTGGCCCGGGCCGTGGACAGGCTCGCGGCCGTGGTCGCCATTTCCGGCAGCCGGGCCGGCCACTTCGCCTCGGTGGCCCGGGAGTTCGGCCTGCCCGTCCTGACCGGGCTTCCGGACGCCTTCGCGCTCCTGCCCCAGGGGGCGGAAGTGACCGTCGACGCCGACGCCGGAACGGTCTACCCCGGCCGGGTGGCCGAACTGCTCGACCGGCTTGCGCCCACGCGTCCGACAACCGCCTCTCCCGTGGCCGAGCGGCTCGAGCGGCTGGTGCCGCTTCTGGCCCGGCTCACCCTGACCGACCCGGCGTCGGCGGATTTCACGCCGTCCAAGGTCCGGTCGTTCCACGACATCGTGCGCTTCGCCCACGAGAAGGCCGTCACCGAGATGTTTTCCCTGGTCGGCGACGACGGCCGGGGGCTGGCCTCGGCCCGCAAGGTCAAAAGCACCCTGCCCATGACCATGTACGTGCTCGACCTTGGCGGTGGCGTGTTCGAGTCCGCGGCCACGGACAAGGAGCTGCGCCCCGACCAGATCAAAAGCGCGCCCATGTGGGCCTTGTGGTCGGGGCTGGCCGCCGAGAACGCGCCCTGGCCCGAGGGGCCGCCCATCACCGACGATGCGGCGCTCGACCGCACGAGCGCCGGCCTTTTTACCGGCGAGGCCCGCCATCTGGCCAGCTATGCCGTCATCTCCGACCTCTACGCCCACGTCATGCTGCGCTTCGGCTACCACTTCACCGTGGTGGACGCCCTGTGCGGCCCCAAGGAGGGGCAAAACTTCGTCAATTTCCGCTTCAAGGGCGGCGGAGCCGATTTCGCCAGCCGGGCCCTGCGCCTGGCCTGCGTGCGCCGCATCCTGACCCATTTCGGCTTCACCGTGCGGTCCTCCGGCGACCTGCTCGACGCGACGCTCGCCCGCGTGCCCGAGCATATCGCGCAAAAACGCCTGGCCATGCTCGGCTGTCTGCTCGCCGCGACCCGGCTCCTCGACATGCGTCTGGCCGGACAGGCCGAGGCCGACGCCTGGGTGGAGGCGTTTTTGGCCCGCACCGACCGCTGA
- a CDS encoding PAS domain S-box protein has protein sequence MVDGEKSEGRKSVLIVENDLASADELRAQLMRLGYQALGPATDVMSAMDMVARLGPDIAIIDLSPPDAAIGLDLGRTVAARNISVIFTTNKRDLGIMFRAAQAKPSGLLVKPLEQHMLAVALETALRLRAEDMLARRCQDLSESERRFRAVFEQAGVGVNRQTPEGRFIEVNERFARLLGRPAMELIGRSYREFTYPDDLEGQEAAFQDLLTGRQDSVVREKRYLRPDGSLVWCRINLTAVRDENGRSECLLAVTEDITARKRAETELVNQLAFQRSLMAAAVNPIFVQDPAGYYVSINKACATLLGMTIESAQGLTAREIFSDDLWEELAERDREILARGGVQEFEVALEDASGRLRHLVLNRARFDDAEGHPQGIVGVATDVTDSKRVEKDLRDEQEVLRRILAGIRAGIFIIDPRTKRIEDVNPVAEELCGRPREELVGEPCRAICWRGMDGRDVTACPLVERNILNEEMRLVRPDGRTVPVIKTVVSAKRRGEVRLFEIVFDVSERKALERQLAVAQKLESIGELAAGIAHEINTPTQYIGDNLHFLSTAFTGLGTALSRVQAEAERLADAAGDAAAREAIAAARSEADVEFLLEEAPRALEQSVEGVGRVTAIVSAMKKFSHPGGEEKTAVDINAAVENTVTVAKNEWKYVADVVLELDRNLPPVFCLPGDFNQVILNILVNAAHAVAERVKGTAEKGVITIRTAADGDNLVLSVTDTGMGIAEENRGKIFDPFFTTKEVGKGTGQGLAITHNIVVSKHGGAIDFESEPGRGTTFFVRVPFGGKRADAPSGASV, from the coding sequence ATGGTTGATGGGGAGAAAAGCGAAGGGCGTAAAAGCGTCCTGATCGTCGAGAACGACCTTGCCTCGGCCGATGAGTTGCGCGCGCAACTCATGCGTCTGGGCTATCAGGCCCTGGGGCCGGCTACGGATGTGATGTCGGCCATGGACATGGTCGCCAGGCTCGGCCCGGACATCGCCATTATCGACCTGTCGCCGCCCGATGCCGCCATCGGCCTGGACCTGGGGCGCACCGTGGCCGCCAGGAATATTTCCGTCATCTTCACCACGAACAAGCGGGATCTCGGCATCATGTTCCGGGCGGCCCAGGCCAAGCCCAGCGGGCTGCTGGTCAAGCCCCTGGAACAGCATATGCTGGCCGTGGCCCTGGAGACGGCCCTGCGGCTTCGGGCCGAGGATATGCTCGCCCGGCGCTGCCAGGATCTTTCCGAAAGCGAACGGCGTTTCCGGGCCGTTTTCGAGCAGGCCGGCGTGGGGGTCAATCGCCAGACGCCCGAGGGGCGCTTCATCGAGGTCAACGAGCGTTTCGCCCGTCTGCTCGGCCGGCCGGCCATGGAATTGATCGGCCGTTCCTACCGTGAATTCACCTATCCCGACGATCTGGAGGGGCAGGAGGCCGCGTTTCAGGACCTGTTGACCGGTCGGCAGGATTCCGTGGTCCGGGAAAAGCGGTATCTGCGCCCGGACGGCTCTCTGGTCTGGTGTCGCATCAACCTCACGGCCGTGCGCGACGAAAACGGCCGCTCCGAATGCCTGCTGGCCGTCACCGAAGACATCACCGCCCGTAAGCGGGCCGAAACCGAACTCGTCAACCAGCTCGCCTTTCAGCGCAGCCTCATGGCCGCGGCCGTCAATCCCATCTTCGTCCAGGATCCCGCAGGCTATTACGTCAGCATCAACAAGGCCTGCGCAACCCTTTTGGGCATGACCATCGAAAGCGCCCAGGGGCTGACCGCCCGGGAGATTTTTTCCGACGATCTCTGGGAGGAACTGGCCGAACGCGACCGGGAAATCCTGGCCCGGGGCGGCGTGCAGGAATTCGAGGTGGCGCTGGAGGATGCCTCGGGCCGGCTGCGTCACCTGGTGCTCAACCGCGCCCGGTTCGACGATGCCGAGGGCCATCCCCAGGGTATTGTCGGCGTGGCCACCGACGTCACCGACAGCAAGCGGGTGGAAAAGGACCTGCGCGACGAGCAGGAGGTACTGCGGCGCATCCTGGCCGGCATCCGGGCCGGGATTTTCATCATCGACCCCCGGACCAAGCGCATCGAGGACGTCAACCCCGTGGCCGAGGAACTGTGCGGCCGGCCCCGCGAAGAGCTCGTGGGCGAGCCTTGCCGGGCGATCTGCTGGCGGGGCATGGACGGGCGCGACGTGACGGCCTGTCCCCTCGTGGAACGCAACATCCTCAATGAGGAAATGCGGCTGGTGCGGCCCGACGGGCGCACCGTGCCGGTCATAAAGACCGTGGTTTCGGCCAAGCGTCGGGGCGAGGTGCGGCTTTTCGAGATCGTCTTCGACGTCAGCGAGCGCAAGGCTCTGGAGCGCCAGCTGGCCGTGGCCCAGAAACTCGAATCCATCGGCGAGCTGGCCGCCGGCATCGCCCACGAAATCAATACGCCGACCCAGTACATCGGTGACAACCTGCATTTTTTGTCCACGGCCTTTACCGGGCTCGGCACGGCGCTTTCCCGGGTGCAGGCCGAGGCCGAGCGACTGGCCGACGCGGCCGGTGATGCTGCGGCGCGCGAAGCCATTGCGGCGGCGAGAAGCGAGGCGGACGTGGAGTTCCTGCTGGAGGAGGCTCCGCGCGCCCTGGAGCAGTCGGTGGAGGGCGTGGGCCGGGTCACGGCCATCGTTTCGGCCATGAAGAAGTTTTCCCATCCCGGTGGCGAGGAAAAAACCGCCGTGGACATCAACGCGGCCGTGGAGAATACCGTCACCGTGGCCAAAAACGAGTGGAAGTACGTGGCCGACGTGGTCCTCGAACTGGACCGCAACCTGCCGCCGGTCTTCTGCCTGCCCGGGGACTTCAATCAGGTCATCCTCAATATCCTCGTCAACGCCGCCCATGCCGTGGCCGAGAGGGTCAAGGGCACGGCCGAAAAAGGGGTTATCACCATCCGCACCGCGGCCGATGGCGACAACCTCGTTCTGTCCGTGACCGACACGGGCATGGGCATTGCCGAGGAAAATCGCGGCAAGATTTTCGATCCTTTTTTTACCACCAAGGAAGTGGGCAAGGGCACGGGCCAGGGGCTCGCCATCACCCACAACATCGTGGTGAGCAAGCATGGCGGCGCCATCGATTTCGAGTCCGAACCCGGCCGGGGCACCACGTTTTTCGTGCGCGTGCCTTTTGGCGGGAAGCGGGCCGACGCGCCGTCCGGAGCCAGCGTGTGA
- a CDS encoding STAS domain-containing protein produces the protein MDLTTTLHGTCLVVEVHVPEVDHTISGDFKEAVLARYETSGARELLLDLARVTFLDSKAIGAMVSIRKVVTARGGKLGLFGLQPNVAKIIRVVTLGTLFDIHPDLQTALGRACP, from the coding sequence ATGGACCTGACGACGACGCTGCACGGAACCTGTCTGGTGGTGGAAGTGCATGTGCCGGAAGTGGACCACACGATCAGCGGGGACTTCAAGGAGGCGGTGCTTGCGCGCTACGAGACGTCCGGCGCCCGCGAACTGCTGCTCGACCTTGCCCGGGTGACGTTTCTGGACAGCAAGGCCATCGGGGCCATGGTGTCGATCCGCAAGGTCGTGACCGCCAGGGGGGGCAAGCTCGGGCTTTTCGGACTCCAGCCCAATGTGGCGAAAATCATCCGCGTGGTGACCCTCGGCACACTGTTCGATATCCATCCGGACCTGCAAACGGCCCTGGGCCGGGCCTGCCCGTAG
- a CDS encoding HDOD domain-containing protein, translating into MKTRILFVDDESNVLSALRRMFHDMRGEWDMAFAGDGPTGLAMIAEQPFDVVVADMRMPGMDGAMFLREVQIHNPGAIRIVLSGHSDRNMVLETVRPAHQFLPKPCQPAELKAVIDRSLALREVFLDERVKDVVARIDRLPTVPRLYVDLLDLLSKEEPSMREVAGLIAQDVGMSAGILKLVNSAFFGLRTRVSSPAHAVNLLGLDVVKALVLGVGLFDRFDKDAFRDFDLEKLWGHSFGTGRLAREIAEQEGATVAVREYAYIAGLLHDVGKLVMATNFPDAYRDVIAACREGQGTILDMERMHFGASHAEVGAYLLGLWGVEDPVVRAVYLHHEPGRDHRAGFSPLLAVHVANRLEHELVVIHQGYALNPLDDLYLAASGLSDRLPAWRDACAAVVARGPIPEDI; encoded by the coding sequence GTGAAAACCCGTATTCTTTTCGTCGACGACGAATCCAACGTTCTTTCCGCCCTGCGCCGCATGTTCCACGACATGCGGGGCGAATGGGACATGGCCTTTGCCGGCGACGGCCCGACGGGGTTGGCCATGATCGCCGAGCAGCCCTTCGACGTGGTGGTGGCCGACATGCGCATGCCGGGCATGGACGGGGCCATGTTTTTGCGCGAGGTCCAAATTCACAACCCCGGCGCCATCCGCATCGTGCTTTCCGGCCATTCCGACCGCAACATGGTGCTCGAGACCGTGCGTCCGGCCCACCAGTTTCTGCCCAAGCCCTGCCAGCCGGCCGAACTCAAGGCCGTCATCGACAGGAGCCTGGCCCTGCGCGAGGTTTTTCTCGACGAGCGGGTCAAGGACGTGGTGGCCCGCATCGACCGCCTGCCCACCGTGCCCAGGCTCTACGTGGACCTGCTCGATCTGCTGTCCAAAGAGGAGCCGTCCATGCGCGAGGTGGCCGGGCTCATCGCCCAGGACGTGGGCATGTCCGCCGGCATTTTAAAGCTCGTCAACTCCGCCTTCTTCGGCCTGCGCACCCGCGTCTCCAGTCCGGCCCACGCCGTCAACCTGCTGGGGCTCGACGTGGTCAAGGCGCTGGTCCTCGGGGTGGGGCTTTTCGACCGCTTCGACAAGGACGCCTTTCGCGATTTCGACCTGGAAAAGCTGTGGGGGCATAGCTTCGGCACCGGCCGGCTGGCCCGGGAGATCGCCGAACAGGAAGGGGCCACGGTGGCCGTTCGGGAGTACGCCTATATCGCCGGACTGCTCCACGACGTGGGCAAGCTGGTCATGGCCACCAATTTCCCTGACGCCTACCGGGACGTCATCGCCGCCTGCCGCGAGGGGCAAGGCACCATCCTCGACATGGAGCGGATGCATTTCGGCGCGTCCCATGCCGAGGTCGGGGCGTACCTGCTCGGCCTTTGGGGAGTGGAGGACCCGGTGGTGCGGGCGGTGTACCTGCACCATGAGCCCGGCCGCGACCACCGGGCCGGATTCTCGCCGCTTCTGGCGGTGCATGTGGCCAACCGCCTGGAGCACGAGCTGGTGGTGATCCACCAGGGCTACGCCTTAAATCCCCTGGACGACCTGTATCTGGCCGCATCCGGGCTGTCGGACCGCCTGCCCGCCTGGCGCGATGCCTGCGCGGCGGTGGTGGCCCGGGGGCCGATTCCCGAGGATATCTGA
- a CDS encoding NAD(P)H-binding protein — translation MPDRILVLGASGLVGGEVLQLLLRHGHDAVGASRRPCGGAWVRFDLLDPASHAPALAGVGAVMLLSRPGDTQAHVHAAPFIEAMVAAGVRRVVDLSALGAELHPDFSTRRVERLVEDSGLAWTHVRPNFFAQMLARPPLSTEIARERTLRLPLAAAKVAYVDASDVAAVIFRALTDPELAGRAIPISGPEALDHEEIARRLSAALGETVRYVAISEAAARDLLASRGFPAPQIERVLEFYARCRQGFCATPDTWTARLLGRPLGTLDAVIAANLPAWQETAA, via the coding sequence ATGCCTGACCGTATTCTTGTTCTTGGAGCGTCTGGTCTTGTCGGCGGAGAGGTCTTGCAACTGCTTTTGCGCCACGGCCACGATGCGGTTGGGGCGTCGCGTCGGCCATGCGGCGGGGCCTGGGTGCGGTTCGACCTGCTCGACCCGGCCAGCCATGCCCCGGCCCTGGCCGGAGTCGGGGCGGTGATGCTCCTGTCGCGGCCGGGCGATACCCAGGCCCATGTCCATGCCGCGCCTTTCATCGAGGCGATGGTCGCCGCCGGCGTGCGGCGCGTGGTCGACCTTTCGGCCTTGGGCGCGGAACTTCACCCGGATTTTTCGACCCGCCGGGTCGAACGGCTTGTGGAGGATTCGGGCCTTGCCTGGACGCATGTACGGCCGAATTTCTTCGCCCAGATGCTGGCGCGGCCGCCCCTGTCCACGGAAATCGCCCGGGAGCGCACGCTGCGTCTGCCCCTGGCGGCGGCCAAGGTGGCCTATGTCGACGCATCCGATGTCGCCGCCGTGATCTTTCGGGCCCTGACCGACCCGGAGCTTGCCGGCCGGGCGATCCCGATAAGCGGCCCCGAAGCGCTTGACCACGAGGAGATTGCCCGGCGCCTGTCCGCGGCCCTGGGCGAGACGGTCCGCTATGTCGCCATTTCCGAGGCGGCGGCCCGCGACCTGCTTGCGTCGCGCGGCTTTCCCGCGCCCCAGATCGAGCGGGTGCTGGAGTTTTATGCGCGTTGCCGGCAGGGATTTTGCGCGACGCCCGACACCTGGACGGCGCGGCTTCTGGGCCGGCCCCTGGGCACGCTCGATGCGGTCATTGCCGCCAACCTGCCGGCCTGGCAGGAGACGGCGGCGTAA
- a CDS encoding dual specificity protein phosphatase family protein encodes MNGTDEHAYPLTWVTDHLAVGGAPMSHEQLDSLKAQGIGAILNLCAEFCDLHDLEAAAGFEVYYMPVPDEQAPDLPALEKALAWLDEAIYLGKKVLIHCRHGIGRTGTVLNAYLLRRGLGHKLAARMLRPLRAKPANFDQWWTIRRYGRAAGRLTIREPRLESGHLVDLAPFLNDYAGLVAAARIAAKGLPRCGRDHDRCCRTPLSLSLIEAVHVSHRINVDLDSETRLAVIEDAAAASREIEKLIARYGAGNAHCLSAWAGLCPLSRQGKCLIFAGRPLACLTNGIEAEAASGLWEKTLEPGLLALSRQVFLALAGGLGGANLPRFPLPDVVSGRYVSAVFKHLLALSKTDGR; translated from the coding sequence ATGAACGGGACCGACGAGCACGCCTACCCCCTGACCTGGGTCACGGACCACCTGGCCGTCGGCGGCGCGCCCATGTCCCACGAGCAGCTCGATTCCCTGAAGGCCCAGGGCATCGGGGCCATCCTCAACCTGTGCGCGGAATTCTGCGACCTGCACGACCTCGAGGCAGCCGCCGGCTTCGAGGTCTATTACATGCCCGTGCCCGACGAGCAGGCCCCGGACCTGCCCGCCCTGGAAAAGGCGCTGGCCTGGCTCGACGAGGCCATCTACCTGGGCAAGAAGGTGCTCATCCACTGCCGCCACGGCATCGGCCGCACCGGCACGGTCTTAAACGCCTACCTGCTGCGCCGGGGGCTCGGCCACAAGCTCGCCGCCCGGATGCTGCGGCCCCTTCGCGCCAAGCCCGCCAACTTCGACCAGTGGTGGACCATCCGGCGCTACGGCCGGGCGGCCGGCCGGCTCACCATCCGCGAACCGCGCCTGGAAAGCGGCCATCTGGTCGATCTGGCCCCGTTTCTAAACGATTACGCCGGGCTGGTCGCGGCCGCGCGCATTGCCGCCAAGGGGCTTCCCCGGTGCGGGCGCGACCACGACCGCTGCTGCCGCACGCCGCTGTCCCTGTCGCTCATCGAGGCGGTGCACGTCAGCCACCGCATCAACGTGGACCTGGACAGCGAAACGCGTCTGGCCGTCATCGAAGACGCGGCCGCGGCCTCCCGGGAAATCGAAAAGCTCATCGCCCGCTACGGCGCGGGCAACGCCCACTGCCTCTCGGCCTGGGCCGGGCTGTGTCCGCTGTCACGGCAAGGCAAATGCCTCATTTTCGCGGGCCGCCCCCTGGCCTGCCTGACGAACGGCATCGAGGCCGAAGCCGCGTCCGGGCTGTGGGAGAAGACACTGGAGCCGGGGCTGCTCGCCTTGTCGCGCCAAGTGTTTCTGGCCCTGGCCGGCGGGCTTGGCGGCGCGAACCTGCCGCGCTTTCCCCTACCCGACGTGGTGTCGGGGCGCTACGTGTCGGCGGTGTTCAAGCATCTGCTCGCCTTGTCCAAAACGGACGGGCGTTGA
- a CDS encoding MltA domain-containing protein, producing MRRHISNFPRLLSACCILAAVLALAGCAGVQQPAASRPATAKKIPTASRPLGPWEARISPASQQIPSFASLAPAVDRSIAYTARKSASTVAVDVPGVTLTWGRLHQGLITFRRILPELDRNPAVLAKYFTWAPLPANTLVTGYYAPTIEVSRTEHGPYAWPIYRNPGRAMAKKYNREAIDFYGALRGKGLEIGWAKDPIAVFFLHVQGSGRLRFVEDGSTSYVLYAGSNGRRYVGVGRVMVNAGCFTNEEMSMQAIRRYLEEHPSQIKQYLTANPSYIYFKPSQTPPVGAMGVPVTPHGSVAVDPGFVPYGTLMALDADLPGYPGPAPERFTGFVMAQDTGCMRGNHFDLYLGPGEKAAHQAGLMKGTGQAYLLVPR from the coding sequence ATGCGACGGCACATATCCAATTTTCCGCGTCTCCTGTCGGCGTGCTGCATACTGGCCGCCGTACTCGCCCTGGCCGGTTGCGCCGGGGTGCAGCAACCGGCTGCGAGCAGGCCGGCGACCGCCAAGAAAATCCCGACCGCGTCCAGGCCCCTCGGCCCCTGGGAGGCCCGCATCTCCCCGGCCAGCCAGCAGATCCCGAGCTTCGCCTCCCTGGCCCCGGCCGTGGACCGCTCCATCGCCTACACCGCCAGGAAATCGGCCTCGACCGTGGCCGTGGACGTCCCCGGCGTAACGCTCACCTGGGGCCGCCTGCACCAGGGACTGATCACCTTCCGCCGCATCCTGCCGGAACTCGACCGCAACCCGGCCGTGCTGGCCAAATACTTCACCTGGGCGCCGCTGCCCGCCAACACCCTCGTCACCGGCTACTACGCGCCCACCATCGAGGTTTCGCGCACCGAGCACGGCCCCTACGCCTGGCCCATCTACCGCAACCCCGGCCGGGCAATGGCCAAGAAATACAACCGTGAGGCCATCGACTTCTACGGGGCGCTTCGCGGCAAGGGCTTGGAGATCGGCTGGGCCAAGGACCCCATCGCCGTCTTTTTCCTGCACGTCCAGGGCTCGGGCCGGCTGCGTTTCGTGGAGGACGGTTCCACCAGCTACGTGCTCTACGCCGGCAGCAACGGCCGCCGCTACGTGGGTGTGGGCCGGGTCATGGTCAACGCCGGCTGCTTCACCAACGAGGAAATGAGCATGCAGGCCATCCGCCGCTATCTGGAAGAGCACCCGAGCCAGATCAAGCAGTACCTGACGGCCAACCCGAGCTACATCTATTTCAAGCCGTCCCAGACGCCGCCGGTCGGGGCCATGGGCGTGCCCGTGACGCCCCACGGCAGCGTGGCCGTGGACCCCGGATTCGTCCCCTACGGCACGCTCATGGCCCTGGACGCCGATCTGCCCGGCTATCCCGGCCCGGCCCCGGAGCGGTTCACGGGATTCGTCATGGCCCAGGACACGGGCTGCATGCGCGGCAACCATTTCGACCTCTACCTCGGCCCCGGCGAAAAGGCCGCCCACCAGGCGGGGCTCATGAAGGGCACGGGACAAGCGTATCTCCTCGTGCCGCGCTGA
- a CDS encoding fused response regulator/phosphatase, translating to MTRVLIADDNPIFREVLKRHVTGLFDFDVVEARDGAEAVELAGRARPDMILLDLVMPGMDGIEAIRRIRALPGLDEVPIVFLSAETDRRIWAEALSAGANDFISKPYHRQELAARLSLHLKLSRMGQELRAQNALFSRERYLAGCVQRQLLPKDLNFPGFDSAAVYQAQEQVGGDFYEAWDDGEAVYLLMADISGHGASAAMLMAVCKGLLVSLRAERLAPAVIVGRCNKLLCDLLDGGDLDMFVTMVLCRIDRASPVLTVVSAGHVPTFVLSSQGILQIDSHGPALGIIEDHAFAEQAAPFGRGDTLFCYTDGLTELRSPKREFFGEERLRELLGPDIAPKDLIGEIIEAVLPFCKGVLQDDLAMAALRRL from the coding sequence ATGACGCGGGTGCTTATCGCCGACGACAATCCGATCTTCCGGGAAGTTCTCAAGCGCCACGTGACCGGGCTTTTCGACTTCGACGTCGTCGAGGCCCGCGACGGGGCCGAAGCCGTGGAACTGGCCGGTCGCGCCCGGCCGGACATGATCCTGCTCGACCTCGTCATGCCGGGCATGGACGGCATCGAGGCCATCCGCCGCATCCGGGCTCTGCCCGGGCTGGACGAAGTCCCCATCGTCTTTCTCTCCGCCGAAACCGACCGCCGCATCTGGGCCGAAGCCCTCTCGGCCGGGGCCAACGACTTCATTTCCAAGCCGTACCACCGGCAGGAACTGGCGGCCCGGTTGTCGCTGCATCTCAAGCTTTCGCGCATGGGACAGGAGCTGCGGGCCCAAAACGCCCTTTTTTCCCGCGAACGCTACCTGGCCGGCTGCGTGCAGCGCCAGCTTCTCCCCAAGGACCTCAACTTTCCGGGATTCGATTCAGCGGCCGTATACCAGGCCCAGGAACAGGTGGGCGGCGATTTCTACGAGGCCTGGGACGACGGCGAGGCCGTCTACCTGCTGATGGCCGACATCTCCGGCCACGGCGCCTCGGCGGCCATGCTCATGGCCGTGTGCAAGGGGCTGCTAGTCTCACTGCGCGCCGAACGGCTCGCCCCGGCCGTGATCGTCGGCCGGTGCAACAAGCTTCTGTGCGACCTGCTCGACGGCGGCGACCTGGACATGTTCGTGACCATGGTCCTTTGCCGCATCGACCGGGCGAGCCCGGTCCTGACCGTGGTCTCGGCCGGCCATGTGCCGACCTTCGTCCTGTCGTCGCAGGGAATTTTGCAAATCGACTCCCACGGCCCGGCCCTCGGCATCATCGAGGACCACGCCTTCGCGGAGCAGGCCGCGCCTTTCGGCCGTGGGGACACCCTGTTCTGCTATACCGACGGGCTTACGGAATTGCGCTCGCCCAAGCGGGAGTTTTTCGGCGAAGAGCGGTTGCGGGAGCTTTTAGGCCCGGACATTGCGCCCAAGGACCTCATCGGCGAGATCATCGAGGCGGTCCTGCCCTTTTGCAAGGGCGTGCTCCAGGACGACCTGGCCATGGCCGCGCTGCGCCGGCTCTAG